A genome region from Strigops habroptila isolate Jane chromosome 12, bStrHab1.2.pri, whole genome shotgun sequence includes the following:
- the RIMS3 gene encoding regulating synaptic membrane exocytosis protein 3 isoform X1 yields MSASEARQGKRWRNLPRVKRCCLEGNECLCAGSQADPSQRLTMFNGDAAAGAGRSVVRSSSISGEMYSMEKSARGSADSVTAVTASKKRRSSLGAKMVAIVGLSQWSKSTLQLNQTEGGPKKLRSNIRRSTETGIAVEMRTRITRQGSRESTDGSTNSNSSDGTFIFPTTRLGAESQFSDFLDGLGPGQLVGRQTLATPPMGDVHVGMADRNGQLEVEVIQARGLIPKMGSKSIPATYVKVYLLENGICLAKKKTKVVKKTCDPSYQQPLLFEESPQGKVLQVIVWGDYGRMDHKCFMGMAQIILEELDLSSAVAGWYKLFPTSSLADSSIGPLTRRLSQSSLESSTSPSCP; encoded by the exons CTGATCCCTCCCAGCGGCTGACCATGTTCAACGGGGATGCGGCCGCCGGCGCAGGCAGGAGCGTGGTGCGCAGCTCCAGCATCAGCGGCGAGATGTACAGCATGGAGAAGAGCGCGCGGGGCAGCGCCGACTCTGTCACTGCCGTCACCGCCAGCAAGAAGCGGCGCTCCAGCCTCGGCGCCAAGATGGTGGCGATCGTGGGGCTGTCCCAGTGGAGCAAGAGCACGCTGCAGCTCAACCAGACCG AGGGTGGTCCCAAAAAGCTGCGCAGCAACATCCGGAGGAGCACGGAGACCGGCATCGCGGTGGAGATGAGGACCAGGATCACCCGGCAGGGCAGCCGGGAGTCCACCGACGGCAGCACCAACAGCAACAGCTCCGATGGCAC GTTCATTTTCCCCACGACCCGGCTGGGTGCTGAGAGCCAGTTCAGTGACTTCCTGGATGGGCTGGGGCCGGGCCAGCTGGTGGGACGGCAGACGCTGGCCACGCCACCCATGG GTGATGTCCACGTTGGCATGGCTGACCGCAACGGGCAGCTGGAGGTGGAGGTGATCCAGGCGAGGGGACTTATCCCAAAGATGGGCTCCAAGTCCATCCCTG CCACCTACGTGAAGGTTTACCTGTTGGAGAACGGCATCTGCCTGGCCAAGAAGAAGACCAAGGTTGTGAAGAAAACCTGCGACCCGTCATaccagcagcctctgctcttcGAGGAGAGCCCCCAGGGCAAAGTCCTGCAG GTGATCGTCTGGGGTGACTACGGGCGCATGGACCACAAGTGCTTCATGGGGATGGCGCAGATCATCCTGGAGGAGCTGGATCTCTCCAGCGCAGTTGCGGGCTGGTACAAACTCTTCCCCACCTCCTCGCTGGCCGACTCCAGCATCGGTCCCCTGACGCGCCGCCTCTCCCAGTCCTCCCTGGAGAGCTccaccagcccctcctgcccctaG
- the RIMS3 gene encoding regulating synaptic membrane exocytosis protein 3 isoform X2 — MFNGDAAAGAGRSVVRSSSISGEMYSMEKSARGSADSVTAVTASKKRRSSLGAKMVAIVGLSQWSKSTLQLNQTEGGPKKLRSNIRRSTETGIAVEMRTRITRQGSRESTDGSTNSNSSDGTFIFPTTRLGAESQFSDFLDGLGPGQLVGRQTLATPPMGDVHVGMADRNGQLEVEVIQARGLIPKMGSKSIPATYVKVYLLENGICLAKKKTKVVKKTCDPSYQQPLLFEESPQGKVLQVIVWGDYGRMDHKCFMGMAQIILEELDLSSAVAGWYKLFPTSSLADSSIGPLTRRLSQSSLESSTSPSCP; from the exons ATGTTCAACGGGGATGCGGCCGCCGGCGCAGGCAGGAGCGTGGTGCGCAGCTCCAGCATCAGCGGCGAGATGTACAGCATGGAGAAGAGCGCGCGGGGCAGCGCCGACTCTGTCACTGCCGTCACCGCCAGCAAGAAGCGGCGCTCCAGCCTCGGCGCCAAGATGGTGGCGATCGTGGGGCTGTCCCAGTGGAGCAAGAGCACGCTGCAGCTCAACCAGACCG AGGGTGGTCCCAAAAAGCTGCGCAGCAACATCCGGAGGAGCACGGAGACCGGCATCGCGGTGGAGATGAGGACCAGGATCACCCGGCAGGGCAGCCGGGAGTCCACCGACGGCAGCACCAACAGCAACAGCTCCGATGGCAC GTTCATTTTCCCCACGACCCGGCTGGGTGCTGAGAGCCAGTTCAGTGACTTCCTGGATGGGCTGGGGCCGGGCCAGCTGGTGGGACGGCAGACGCTGGCCACGCCACCCATGG GTGATGTCCACGTTGGCATGGCTGACCGCAACGGGCAGCTGGAGGTGGAGGTGATCCAGGCGAGGGGACTTATCCCAAAGATGGGCTCCAAGTCCATCCCTG CCACCTACGTGAAGGTTTACCTGTTGGAGAACGGCATCTGCCTGGCCAAGAAGAAGACCAAGGTTGTGAAGAAAACCTGCGACCCGTCATaccagcagcctctgctcttcGAGGAGAGCCCCCAGGGCAAAGTCCTGCAG GTGATCGTCTGGGGTGACTACGGGCGCATGGACCACAAGTGCTTCATGGGGATGGCGCAGATCATCCTGGAGGAGCTGGATCTCTCCAGCGCAGTTGCGGGCTGGTACAAACTCTTCCCCACCTCCTCGCTGGCCGACTCCAGCATCGGTCCCCTGACGCGCCGCCTCTCCCAGTCCTCCCTGGAGAGCTccaccagcccctcctgcccctaG